A portion of the Streptomyces sp. YPW6 genome contains these proteins:
- a CDS encoding bifunctional phosphatase PAP2/diacylglycerol kinase family protein: MSTPTTSPTASSVPAVARMRGWLQGRDLAVFRSVADRHWPGADPLLPRLSRSANHGLLWFGAAAGIAVLGSSARSRRAALRGVASLAVASAAINTVGKGAVRRDRPILDAVPIVRRLKRQPVTTSFPSGHAASAAAFATGVALESTGWGAVVAPVAVAVAASRVYTGVHYPSDVLAGAALGIGAAFALRGVVPTRGQLPAPGRPPGEAPALPAGKDLVVVVNQESGTATATASLVREALPMATVMEVAPGDLPAAFDEAASRGRALGVCGGDGTVNLAASVAATHGMPLAVFPGGTLNHFAYDLGIETVHDTAVALTAGDAIRVDLGRFRPGPKGADGADGYFLNAFSLGVYPDLVRTREHWSPRIGGWPAGVLAALHVLRGQRPLEAEFQGRRRPLWLVFVGNGLFRRVGPNPGRRHNLADGLLDVRVVHGGRGPALRLLAAAVAGPLTRSPAHAAVRRRRVRIGGLAPGTPYAYDGEVARSGTELMIDKLPEALTVYCPMPV, encoded by the coding sequence ATGTCCACACCGACAACCTCACCCACCGCCTCCTCCGTACCGGCCGTCGCCCGGATGCGCGGCTGGCTGCAGGGGCGCGATCTCGCCGTCTTCCGGAGCGTCGCGGACCGTCACTGGCCGGGTGCCGATCCGCTGCTGCCCCGGCTGAGCCGGAGCGCCAACCACGGGCTGCTCTGGTTCGGGGCGGCGGCCGGGATCGCCGTCCTCGGCAGCAGCGCGCGGTCACGCCGGGCCGCGCTGCGCGGAGTGGCGTCCCTCGCCGTGGCCTCGGCGGCCATCAACACCGTCGGGAAGGGCGCGGTGCGCCGCGACCGGCCGATACTGGACGCCGTGCCGATAGTGCGCCGGCTCAAGCGGCAGCCCGTCACCACCTCCTTCCCCTCGGGACACGCCGCGTCGGCGGCCGCCTTCGCCACCGGGGTGGCTCTGGAGTCCACGGGCTGGGGTGCGGTCGTGGCCCCGGTCGCGGTGGCCGTGGCGGCCTCCCGCGTCTACACCGGGGTGCACTATCCGAGCGATGTCCTCGCCGGCGCGGCACTCGGCATAGGGGCCGCGTTCGCCCTGCGCGGCGTCGTGCCCACCCGGGGCCAGCTGCCCGCTCCCGGCCGGCCGCCCGGCGAGGCCCCGGCACTGCCCGCCGGGAAGGATCTCGTGGTGGTGGTGAACCAGGAGTCGGGCACGGCCACCGCGACCGCCTCGCTGGTCCGGGAGGCGCTGCCGATGGCGACCGTCATGGAGGTGGCTCCCGGCGATCTGCCGGCCGCCTTCGACGAGGCGGCGAGCCGCGGCCGGGCCCTGGGCGTCTGCGGGGGCGACGGCACGGTGAACCTGGCGGCCTCGGTGGCCGCGACGCACGGGATGCCCCTCGCGGTCTTCCCCGGCGGCACCCTCAACCACTTCGCCTACGACCTGGGCATCGAGACCGTCCACGACACCGCGGTCGCCCTCACGGCGGGCGATGCCATCCGGGTGGACCTCGGGCGCTTCCGGCCGGGCCCCAAGGGCGCGGACGGCGCCGACGGCTATTTCCTCAACGCCTTCTCGCTGGGCGTCTATCCGGACCTGGTCCGTACCCGGGAGCACTGGTCGCCGCGGATCGGCGGCTGGCCCGCGGGCGTGCTCGCGGCGTTGCACGTGCTGCGCGGCCAGCGGCCGCTGGAGGCCGAGTTCCAGGGCCGCAGGCGTCCGTTGTGGCTGGTCTTCGTCGGCAACGGGCTCTTCCGGCGCGTGGGCCCGAACCCGGGCCGCCGCCACAACCTGGCCGACGGGCTGCTCGACGTCCGGGTCGTCCACGGCGGGCGCGGGCCGGCGCTGCGGCTGCTGGCGGCGGCGGTGGCGGGACCGCTCACGCGCTCCCCCGCCCATGCCGCGGTGCGGCGGCGCCGGGTGCGGATCGGCGGACTCGCGCCGGGGACGCCGTACGCGTACGACGGCGAGGTGGCCCGCTCCGGAACGGAGCTGATGATCGACAAACTGCCGGAGGCGCTGACGGTCTACTGCCCCATGCCGGTCTGA
- a CDS encoding GNAT family N-acetyltransferase, giving the protein MERRMPPEVTVRPYRPEDWDAIARIHDIARLDELRGSVGVEAFLTLAETYEEEGLFDGGLWVAEADDGTGAGPRVAGFAAFADAELTWLYVDPARYRQGIGRILLRHVLTADASARIECTVLAGNDSARALYESEGFVVVETKTGKLAGNERFAATGHVMEWRRP; this is encoded by the coding sequence ATGGAACGACGTATGCCACCGGAGGTCACCGTCCGGCCCTACCGGCCGGAGGACTGGGACGCCATCGCCCGCATCCACGACATCGCGCGACTGGACGAACTGCGCGGCTCTGTAGGGGTGGAGGCCTTTCTGACGCTGGCCGAGACCTATGAGGAGGAGGGGCTCTTCGACGGCGGCCTCTGGGTGGCGGAGGCGGACGACGGCACGGGAGCCGGGCCGCGGGTGGCCGGGTTCGCCGCGTTCGCGGACGCCGAACTGACCTGGCTGTACGTCGATCCCGCCCGCTACCGCCAGGGAATCGGCCGGATCCTGCTCCGGCACGTGCTGACCGCCGACGCGTCCGCCCGGATCGAGTGCACCGTACTGGCCGGGAACGACAGCGCCCGCGCCCTCTACGAGAGCGAGGGGTTCGTGGTCGTCGAGACGAAGACCGGCAAGCTCGCCGGCAACGAACGGTTCGCGGCGACCGGGCACGTCATGGAGTGGCGCCGCCCCTGA
- a CDS encoding DedA family protein produces the protein MIQEIQQVVRELPTESTQQAVGYPTLFALVALGSLVPVVPTGALVSSAAVVAFHQTSPLTLLFVFLVASAAAFLGDICLYGLGQRGVRSKNGSKWLAAITRRAAPERLAQAQEKLAEHGGTVLVLSRLVPAGRIPVMLACLLGRMPLRQFARGDVPACLAWAATYQLIGILGGSLFPEPWQGVVAAVALTLLISGAPAVWRRLRARFGPAAS, from the coding sequence GTGATCCAGGAGATCCAGCAGGTGGTGCGGGAGCTGCCCACCGAGTCGACCCAGCAGGCCGTCGGCTATCCGACGCTGTTCGCCCTGGTGGCGCTGGGTTCCCTGGTGCCCGTGGTGCCGACGGGCGCGCTGGTCAGTTCGGCGGCGGTGGTGGCCTTCCACCAGACGTCACCGCTCACCCTGCTCTTCGTCTTCCTGGTGGCGTCGGCCGCCGCGTTCCTCGGGGACATCTGTCTGTACGGGCTGGGGCAGCGCGGTGTGCGGTCGAAGAACGGGTCGAAGTGGCTGGCGGCCATAACCCGCCGGGCGGCGCCGGAGCGACTGGCCCAGGCTCAGGAGAAGCTGGCCGAGCACGGCGGGACGGTGCTGGTGCTGTCCCGCCTGGTGCCGGCCGGCCGGATTCCGGTGATGCTGGCGTGCCTGCTGGGCCGGATGCCGCTCCGGCAGTTCGCCCGGGGCGACGTTCCGGCGTGTCTGGCCTGGGCGGCGACGTACCAGCTGATCGGGATCCTGGGCGGCTCGCTGTTCCCGGAACCGTGGCAGGGGGTGGTCGCGGCGGTCGCCCTGACGCTGCTGATCAGCGGGGCGCCGGCGGTGTGGCGGAGGCTGCGGGCGCGGTTCGGTCCCGCGGCTTCCTAG
- a CDS encoding VOC family protein, which produces MEILGTTLRICVDDLEAAVAFYEGLMGAPAQRFERGGVSVAAIGCFLLMSGPESELEVLRKVGATIAVKDVDETNAALTRAGARIVAGPLSTPAGRNLIALHPDGSIFEYVDRNVTA; this is translated from the coding sequence ATGGAGATTCTCGGAACCACGCTGCGTATCTGCGTCGACGACCTGGAGGCCGCGGTGGCCTTCTACGAGGGGCTCATGGGCGCCCCGGCCCAGCGCTTCGAGCGCGGCGGGGTGTCGGTCGCCGCCATCGGCTGCTTCCTGCTGATGAGCGGCCCCGAGTCCGAGCTTGAGGTGCTGCGGAAGGTGGGGGCGACCATCGCCGTCAAGGATGTCGACGAGACGAACGCGGCGCTCACCCGGGCCGGGGCTCGGATCGTCGCGGGCCCGCTGTCGACCCCGGCGGGCCGCAATCTGATCGCCCTGCACCCGGACGGCTCCATCTTCGAGTACGTGGACCGCAACGTCACCGCCTGA
- a CDS encoding LacI family DNA-binding transcriptional regulator, which produces MTAEVPQPVRPATLEDVAAVAGVSRATVSRVINGATTVDPALRTVVEQAVATTGYVPNRAARSLVTRRTDSVALVVSERERRPMSEPFVGRMFSDPYFGRVVSGLLEVLRPAGIQMVVMLADDEASRGQLLSYLRHGHVDGVVLITTHADDPLPGLLQETRMPAVLAGRPHRPSPLAYVEVDQHAGARLAADHLAAQGRRRIGTITGPQDMPAGQVRLTGFLEACAAHGIEDVACAEGDFTHLGGAAAMRRLLADRPDLDGVFIASDLMALGALPVLLRAGRDVPSDVAVVGFDDSSAAAACDPPLTTVRQPVEEMAAEMARLLLKQIGEPGGPSPSVLFPPTLVRRQSA; this is translated from the coding sequence ATGACAGCCGAAGTGCCGCAGCCCGTACGCCCCGCGACCTTGGAGGACGTGGCGGCCGTGGCCGGTGTGTCACGGGCGACGGTCTCCCGGGTCATCAACGGGGCGACCACGGTGGACCCGGCCCTGCGGACCGTCGTCGAGCAGGCGGTGGCGACCACCGGCTACGTGCCCAACCGGGCCGCGCGCTCGCTGGTGACCCGGCGGACCGACTCGGTGGCGCTGGTGGTGTCCGAGCGGGAACGGCGGCCGATGTCCGAGCCGTTCGTCGGCCGCATGTTCTCCGACCCGTACTTCGGCCGGGTCGTCAGCGGGCTGCTGGAGGTGCTGCGCCCGGCGGGAATCCAGATGGTCGTGATGCTGGCCGACGACGAGGCCTCCCGCGGGCAGTTGCTCTCCTATCTGCGGCACGGCCATGTCGACGGGGTCGTGCTCATCACCACGCACGCCGACGACCCGCTGCCGGGACTGCTCCAGGAGACCCGGATGCCCGCCGTCCTCGCCGGTCGTCCGCACAGGCCGTCGCCGCTGGCCTATGTGGAGGTGGACCAGCATGCCGGGGCGCGGCTGGCGGCCGATCACCTGGCCGCGCAGGGGCGGCGGCGCATCGGCACGATCACCGGTCCCCAGGACATGCCCGCCGGACAGGTCCGGCTGACCGGCTTCCTGGAGGCCTGCGCCGCCCACGGAATCGAGGACGTGGCCTGCGCCGAGGGGGACTTCACCCATCTGGGCGGGGCGGCGGCGATGCGCCGGCTGCTGGCGGACCGCCCGGATCTGGACGGGGTGTTCATCGCCTCCGACCTGATGGCCCTGGGCGCCCTTCCGGTGCTGCTCCGGGCCGGTCGCGACGTGCCGTCCGACGTCGCGGTGGTCGGCTTCGACGACAGCAGCGCGGCCGCGGCCTGCGACCCGCCGCTGACCACGGTCCGCCAGCCGGTGGAGGAGATGGCCGCGGAGATGGCCCGGTTGCTGCTGAAGCAGATCGGCGAGCCCGGCGGCCCCTCGCCCTCCGTGCTCTTCCCGCCGACGCTGGTACGGCGGCAGTCGGCCTGA
- a CDS encoding phage holin family protein — protein sequence MDDGKWRTAGRALMRVIAVWAVSTLTMLALAGALPDFQLQSDDGDTITRTAFTAAWGAGAFGLLSALVWPVLVRSLLVVPALVLGALVFFLNGTLLLIALRLIPDGRGDAAPETAVVVAAVMSAVASATSTALAVRDDEAYRRRLSRLAYRRRRRGGPSGPAEPGRDGPPGTVFLQFDGVGHDVLVKAAADGLMPTVAGWLADSSGHRLTPWRTDWSSQTGASQLAILHGSNHDVPAFRWYEKETGTVMVSSRPASALEMQRRAIRRTHDGGLLAVDGASRGNLFSGGAGQLALVLSMAARRGKGRRSRAGYFAYFADPANATRTALSFVAEVLREIGQSTRARARKVTPRIKRGGLYPFIRAFATVVERDVVVAAVLGDMFAGRTAVYADLVAYDEVAHHSGPRSRDAEKVLVRLDRSLALIAKIAEHTPRAYRIVLLSDHGQSPGETFAGQYGLTLKDLVRAGCGLPVPRRAQRTRSASEARDAVRIALHRPLEGQQDEHPAKLSDPIVLASGNLGLISFPDIEGRASREQIERRHPALLSTLANHPGIGFLLVGGEDGSVVLGAGGARVPVAELTDGEGPLAAFGIGAADAVRRTDTFPHVADVMVNSMYDPATDTVHAFEEQIGSHGGLGGEQSRPFLLWPRGLTDPLDIVAAETAEGAPAPPGGGLVGAEAVHRVLTRWLQESSGPQVPVRAEGFAGADLADEPFPADTPALGESAEAPGETDGPAQGAVPTEVPGPAQAAMSRKTDGSPQTVAPRESDGPAQGAVPTETSASPQAPAATEAPGPTRAPVPGGPDLP from the coding sequence GTGGATGACGGGAAGTGGCGTACGGCGGGCAGGGCCCTGATGCGCGTGATCGCGGTCTGGGCGGTGTCCACCCTCACCATGCTCGCGCTGGCCGGCGCCCTGCCCGACTTCCAGCTCCAGTCCGACGACGGCGACACGATCACCAGGACAGCGTTCACCGCGGCCTGGGGCGCGGGCGCCTTCGGCCTGCTCTCCGCCCTGGTGTGGCCCGTCCTCGTCCGGTCCCTGCTCGTCGTGCCCGCGCTGGTCCTCGGCGCGCTGGTCTTCTTCCTCAACGGAACGCTGCTGCTGATAGCGCTGCGCCTGATCCCGGACGGACGGGGTGACGCGGCGCCGGAGACCGCGGTCGTGGTCGCCGCCGTGATGTCCGCCGTCGCCTCCGCCACCTCCACCGCTCTCGCCGTCCGGGACGACGAGGCCTACCGCCGCCGGCTGTCCCGGCTCGCCTACCGGCGCCGCAGACGCGGCGGACCGTCCGGACCGGCCGAACCCGGCCGCGACGGCCCGCCCGGCACGGTCTTCCTCCAGTTCGACGGTGTGGGCCACGACGTGCTGGTCAAGGCGGCGGCCGACGGGCTCATGCCGACCGTCGCCGGGTGGCTCGCGGATTCCTCCGGACACCGCCTCACCCCCTGGCGTACCGACTGGTCCAGCCAGACCGGCGCCAGCCAGCTCGCCATCCTGCACGGCAGCAACCACGACGTGCCCGCGTTCCGCTGGTACGAGAAGGAGACCGGCACCGTCATGGTCTCCAGCCGCCCTGCGAGCGCCCTCGAAATGCAACGCCGGGCCATCCGGCGCACCCACGACGGAGGGCTCCTCGCCGTCGACGGGGCGAGCCGGGGCAATCTCTTCAGCGGCGGCGCCGGACAGCTCGCCCTGGTGCTCTCCATGGCCGCCCGGCGCGGCAAGGGCCGCCGTTCCCGCGCCGGATACTTCGCCTACTTCGCCGACCCGGCCAACGCCACCCGCACCGCCCTGTCCTTCGTCGCGGAGGTGCTCCGCGAGATCGGGCAGTCGACCCGGGCCCGCGCCCGGAAGGTCACCCCGCGGATCAAGCGCGGCGGTCTCTACCCCTTCATCCGCGCCTTCGCCACCGTCGTGGAGCGCGATGTCGTCGTCGCCGCCGTCCTGGGCGACATGTTCGCCGGGCGCACCGCCGTCTACGCCGACCTCGTCGCCTACGACGAGGTCGCCCACCACTCGGGGCCCCGCAGCCGCGACGCGGAGAAGGTCCTCGTACGCCTCGACCGCTCCCTCGCCCTGATCGCCAAGATCGCCGAACACACTCCGCGCGCCTACCGGATCGTGCTCCTGTCCGACCACGGACAGAGCCCCGGGGAGACCTTCGCGGGACAGTACGGGCTCACCCTCAAGGACCTGGTCCGGGCGGGCTGCGGGCTGCCCGTGCCCCGTCGTGCGCAGCGCACCCGCAGCGCATCCGAGGCCCGCGACGCGGTGCGGATCGCTCTCCACCGCCCCCTGGAGGGACAGCAGGACGAGCATCCGGCCAAGCTCTCCGACCCGATCGTGCTGGCCTCCGGCAACCTCGGGCTGATCTCCTTCCCCGACATCGAGGGCCGCGCCTCCCGCGAACAGATCGAGCGCCGCCACCCGGCGCTGCTCTCCACGCTCGCCAACCACCCGGGAATCGGCTTCCTCCTCGTCGGCGGGGAGGACGGCTCCGTGGTGCTCGGGGCCGGCGGCGCCCGGGTCCCGGTCGCCGAACTCACGGACGGCGAGGGCCCGCTCGCGGCCTTCGGTATCGGGGCGGCCGACGCCGTACGCCGTACGGACACCTTTCCGCACGTCGCCGACGTCATGGTCAACTCCATGTACGACCCCGCCACCGACACCGTGCACGCGTTCGAGGAGCAGATCGGCTCGCACGGCGGCCTCGGCGGCGAGCAGTCCCGGCCGTTCCTGCTCTGGCCGCGCGGCCTCACGGACCCCCTCGACATCGTGGCCGCCGAGACGGCGGAGGGCGCGCCGGCGCCGCCGGGCGGCGGTCTGGTGGGCGCCGAGGCGGTCCACCGGGTGCTCACCCGCTGGCTCCAGGAATCCTCGGGGCCCCAGGTCCCGGTGCGTGCGGAGGGCTTCGCCGGGGCCGACCTGGCGGACGAACCGTTCCCGGCGGACACTCCGGCCCTGGGGGAGAGTGCCGAGGCGCCGGGGGAGACCGACGGGCCGGCACAGGGCGCGGTGCCGACGGAGGTGCCCGGACCGGCACAGGCCGCGATGTCGCGGAAGACCGACGGGTCGCCACAGACCGTGGCGCCGAGGGAGAGCGACGGGCCGGCACAGGGCGCGGTGCCGACGGAGACTTCCGCGTCGCCGCAGGCCCCGGCTGCGACAGAGGCTCCCGGACCGACCCGGGCTCCTGTTCCGGGCGGGCCGGACCTGCCCTGA
- a CDS encoding lycopene cyclase family protein — protein MSAGRGAVPADVTAVDAVIVGAGAAGLSLAHHLCAPGGRPLSVVLVDAPPGRLSPPRRTWCFWEPEPGPYDASLAASWSRLRVRTADGGSVVARLPRLRYKMLRSDDFEALVLRRLSRAPGVRRMTATVHSVRDLPGGGAEVLVRDGSGERPLVRGRYVFDSRPPPVLPPARTTLLQHFSGWFVRTERPVFDPAVPDLMDFRTSQPERGLSFGYVLPLDPHTALVEYTEFSPAPLTSDGYRQALDRYTQDVLGLGTFEVTAREHGVIPMTDGRFPRRVGRSVHRIGTAGGATRPSTGYTFAAIQRQSRAVAARLRAGTPLRMPPAHRPRARAMDSVLLRALHTGRINGPDFFGRLFSGVPAERLLTFLDGGSRWYEDLLIGVRTPVAPMLRTVVELPFVPRRPPRPLPPPPARPEESSS, from the coding sequence ATGTCCGCCGGGAGGGGTGCCGTGCCAGCTGATGTGACCGCCGTCGATGCGGTCATCGTCGGGGCCGGGGCGGCCGGTCTGAGCCTGGCTCACCATCTGTGCGCGCCGGGCGGCCGCCCCCTGTCCGTGGTCCTCGTCGACGCGCCGCCCGGTCGCCTGAGTCCACCGCGGCGGACCTGGTGCTTCTGGGAGCCCGAGCCAGGGCCCTACGACGCGTCGCTGGCAGCCTCCTGGTCCCGGCTGCGGGTGCGCACCGCCGACGGGGGGTCCGTGGTGGCCCGGCTGCCGCGGCTGCGCTACAAGATGCTCCGTTCCGACGACTTCGAGGCCCTCGTGCTCCGGCGGCTCTCCCGCGCACCCGGGGTGCGCCGGATGACAGCCACGGTGCACTCGGTCCGCGACCTGCCCGGCGGCGGGGCCGAGGTCCTCGTCCGGGACGGCTCCGGAGAACGCCCCCTGGTCCGTGGCCGGTACGTCTTCGACTCCCGGCCGCCCCCGGTTCTGCCGCCCGCCCGCACCACCCTGCTCCAGCACTTCTCCGGCTGGTTCGTCAGGACCGAACGGCCGGTGTTCGACCCGGCCGTGCCGGATCTGATGGACTTCCGCACCTCGCAGCCCGAGCGGGGCCTGTCCTTCGGATACGTCCTCCCGCTCGATCCGCACACCGCGCTCGTCGAGTACACGGAGTTCTCCCCCGCGCCGCTGACCTCCGACGGCTACCGACAAGCCCTGGACCGGTACACCCAGGACGTCCTCGGCCTGGGAACGTTCGAGGTGACGGCGCGTGAGCACGGTGTCATCCCCATGACCGACGGCCGCTTCCCACGGCGCGTCGGGCGTTCGGTCCACCGGATCGGCACCGCGGGCGGCGCGACCCGCCCCTCGACGGGATACACCTTCGCCGCAATCCAGCGGCAGAGCCGTGCCGTCGCCGCCCGACTGCGCGCGGGCACGCCCCTGCGGATGCCGCCCGCCCACCGGCCGCGGGCGCGGGCGATGGACTCGGTGCTGCTGCGGGCACTCCACACCGGAAGGATCAACGGCCCGGACTTCTTCGGCCGCCTCTTCAGCGGCGTGCCCGCCGAACGGCTGCTCACCTTTCTGGACGGCGGCTCCCGGTGGTACGAGGACCTCCTCATCGGGGTACGCACACCCGTCGCTCCCATGCTGCGGACCGTCGTCGAACTCCCCTTCGTCCCTCGCCGTCCGCCCCGGCCCCTCCCCCCACCGCCCGCCCGTCCGGAAGAGAGCAGCTCATGA
- a CDS encoding MBL fold metallo-hydrolase: MEVTWWGHATCTIEDSGVRVLTDPLFVRRFAHLRRRRGDVPPPRAAVAEVVLVSHLHSDHLHLPSLARLAPGSRLIVPSGAVAAVPGLRLLRRARQLHVTEVRPGDTVRVGEVRVRAVPALHDGRRLPVGPHRSPALGFVVEGEARTYFAGDTGLFDTMADEVGPVDVALLPVGGWGPYLGHGHLDPVRAAEALTRLAPRAAVPVHYGTYWPIGLDAVRPHEFHAPGDEFVRHAARRAPEVTVHLLGHGERVRPEAGR; this comes from the coding sequence GTGGAGGTCACCTGGTGGGGTCATGCCACCTGCACGATCGAGGACTCGGGGGTACGGGTGCTGACCGACCCCCTGTTCGTACGGCGCTTCGCGCATCTGCGCCGCCGCCGGGGCGACGTACCGCCGCCCCGGGCCGCGGTCGCCGAGGTGGTGCTGGTCTCCCATCTGCACTCGGATCATCTGCATCTGCCCTCGCTGGCCCGGCTGGCTCCGGGCAGCCGGCTGATCGTGCCGAGCGGCGCGGTGGCGGCCGTGCCGGGTCTCCGGCTGCTGCGGCGGGCACGGCAGCTGCACGTCACCGAGGTGCGGCCGGGTGACACGGTGCGGGTCGGGGAGGTGCGGGTACGCGCGGTCCCCGCGCTGCACGACGGGCGGCGGCTGCCGGTCGGGCCGCACCGGTCCCCCGCGCTCGGCTTCGTCGTCGAGGGAGAGGCCCGGACGTATTTCGCCGGGGACACCGGGCTCTTCGACACGATGGCCGACGAGGTGGGGCCGGTGGACGTGGCGCTGCTGCCGGTGGGCGGATGGGGGCCCTATCTGGGGCACGGCCATCTGGACCCGGTCCGTGCCGCCGAGGCGCTGACCCGGCTCGCACCCCGGGCGGCGGTGCCGGTGCACTACGGGACGTACTGGCCGATCGGCCTGGACGCGGTGCGGCCGCACGAGTTCCACGCACCGGGGGACGAGTTCGTCCGGCACGCGGCGAGGCGGGCACCGGAGGTCACCGTGCATCTGCTGGGCCACGGCGAGCGGGTCAGACCGGAGGCCGGCCGGTGA
- a CDS encoding methyltransferase domain-containing protein: protein MPKDTAVYTHGHHESVLRSHRWRTAANSAAYLLDELRPGLAVLDVGCGPGTITADLAARVAPGRVTAVDAAAGILDRAAAVADERGLENVEFAVADVHALDFPDDSFDVVHAHQVLQHVGDPVRALREMRRVCRPGGVVAARDSDYAAMTWYPQTPGLDVWQDVYGRVARANGGEPDAGRRLLAWARQAGFTDITPTAAAWCFATPESRAWWSGLWADRTTDSGYAELAVRGGHASPEELAAIADTWRGWGADEDGWFLVPHGEVLCRV from the coding sequence ATGCCGAAGGACACCGCCGTGTACACGCACGGCCACCACGAGTCCGTCCTGCGCTCGCACCGGTGGCGGACCGCCGCCAACTCGGCGGCCTATCTCCTCGACGAACTGCGCCCCGGCCTGGCCGTGCTGGACGTCGGCTGCGGGCCCGGGACCATCACCGCCGATCTGGCCGCACGGGTGGCGCCGGGCCGGGTCACCGCGGTGGACGCCGCCGCCGGCATCCTGGACCGGGCCGCCGCGGTGGCGGACGAACGGGGCCTGGAGAACGTCGAGTTCGCCGTGGCCGACGTCCACGCACTGGACTTTCCCGACGACTCCTTCGACGTGGTCCACGCGCACCAGGTGCTCCAGCACGTGGGCGACCCGGTGCGGGCGCTGCGCGAGATGCGGCGGGTCTGCCGGCCCGGTGGCGTGGTCGCGGCCCGGGACAGCGACTACGCGGCGATGACCTGGTATCCGCAGACTCCCGGTCTCGACGTGTGGCAGGACGTGTACGGTCGGGTGGCCCGCGCGAACGGCGGCGAGCCCGACGCCGGCCGCCGCCTCCTCGCGTGGGCGCGGCAGGCGGGGTTCACCGACATCACCCCGACCGCGGCCGCCTGGTGTTTCGCCACGCCGGAGAGCCGCGCCTGGTGGAGCGGCCTGTGGGCGGACCGTACGACGGATTCCGGCTATGCCGAGCTGGCGGTACGGGGCGGCCACGCGAGCCCCGAGGAGCTGGCGGCCATCGCGGACACCTGGCGCGGCTGGGGCGCCGACGAGGACGGCTGGTTCCTGGTGCCGCACGGTGAGGTGCTCTGCCGGGTCTGA